The genomic stretch catagaaagggtgcagaggagatttacaaggatgttgcctggattgaggagcatgccttatgagaataggttgagtgaactcggccttttctccttggagctatggaggatgagaggtgacctgatagaggtgtacaagataaagagaggcattgatcatgtgaatagtcagaggctttttcccagggctgaaatggctagcacgagagggcacagttttaaggtgcttggaagtaggtacagaggagatatcaagggtaattttttttacagaatgtggtgaatgtgtggaatggtctgccggcagcagtggtggaaggggaaatgatagggtcttttaagagactcctggataggtacatggagcttagaaaagtagagggctatgggtaagcctaggtagttctaaggtaaggacgtgttcggcacagctttgtgggctgaagggcctgtattgtgccgtaggttttctgtttctatgtttaacaGCGATCTCGAAATTTTAACAGGTTGTCTGCAACCCAAATGTAATTTTTCCCCATATTCTACTAACTTCATGTTTGTTTTCTCATAGACTCCACTTTATGGACCAATTTATTATCTTTCTATCCATGCTCCACTGCTTGTACGATTTTACTTTTTGGAGCTCTACTGACTTGCGTAGTTAATTGGCACTCTACTGGTCTGCACGTGGCTCTACTGGCCATTGTTTCTCTTTTACAGATATGTTTAAAACTAGCAGTGCAACAGACCTCAATCTTGATTTCCATCAGATGATGTAAAGGCCATAATTAGTTTTCTCTCAGACTATTTGTAACATAATTGGAAATTCTTACCGCTTTTGCTTAGCCATTGAAAATCCTCTGTCTTCGATTATTCTGAGTTCAAAATCATGACAACACCAATTGACGGATTTTGGTGTTTAAGTCCAAGCTTCTTCTAGAAGTCAGGACTGAGGCATAACAGTTGTTGTTTCATGATTGTTTTATTCAAAGTTGATAGAACaggaacagaacagtgacagGGGTCTACTAATTGAAGAAAAGAGAGAAACTAAAAATGGTGGCTAGCTTAAAACAGCTACTTTTTTTGCTTAAAGATAAGAAAAATATTCCATTCAAATACTTAGATAATACTAATCCAATTAGAAAGTATTTAGCCAATACTGCAGTAAAAAATTTACCAATCTGAAAATACTTACAGTAACGCTATAAAGTTTGTGAaacctgtagaattttctgtttctgaatacctatgacctaaaatgtgatcagattttTATGCAAGTTTTAAAACTAGACAAAGAGAGACAAATAACACAATAACAATATACTTGCTgatttgagaaaaatgatccaatattacatgtatttgttagaAAAAGTATGGGGCAACGCCTTTCTACAAAAAGTATTTGGAGTCAGGTATTCCAATCAATGGGATGAGATTGCAGGTGTggattgtagaggtgccctgtccgatttttttaaaaacacacagaAAGTCAGGTTACTAATGGagtctgctcttctcaagaaagatctgtttatgtgcctcgatcaaaacaactttcagaggcgcttagaagaattgtagagtttCACAAAGCTGGAAAAGGCGTCAAGAATTTtgaaagacctgagtgttcatcagtccacagtaagagaaattttcTTCAAATGGAGGAATCTCAGTACTGttactactctccctaggagtgggcatcctatAAATATCACACCAGGAGCACATCATGCAATGAGGTGAAGGAGGTGAAAATGAATCCAAGGGTAactgcaaaagacctgcagaaatctctggaACTTGCTAAACTCTCTGTTTGTGTTTCCactgtaagaaaaacactgaacacgAATGGTGTttatggaaggacaccacggaggaaaccactgctctccaaagaaAACATTACTGCACATCTCAAGAAGACCACCTGAATATTCTACAATGCTTCTGCAACAGATAGGACAAAAGTTGAACCttctggcagaaatgcacatttctACTATGTTAGGAGGATAAATGGCATTGCACACCAAcatcaaaacctcatcccaactgtgaagtgtggtggaaggagcatcctggtttggagctgctttgctccctcagggcctggacagcttgcaatctttgagggaacaatgaattcaaaattgtatccaaacattttacaggagaatgtcaggttaACTGCCTGTCACCTAAAACTTaacagaagttggataatgcaacaagataatgatctgaaagacaagagtcaatcaacaacagaatggtttaaaaggtAAATTCATGGTTTGGAATGACCAAGTCCAAGTCCTGATCTtattcctatagaaatgttgtggaaggtcttgaagcaagcagttcatgcaaggaagcccacaaGTTGAggcagttttgtaaggaagaatggcctaaaattcctgcaAGCTGATGTGCTGGATTGATCGACGGTTACCGGaaacgtttggttgaagttattattgtacaagggggtcacaccagttactgaaggcaaaggttcacatactttttcccacAAATACATAAAATATTGGATTGtttgtctcaataaataaattaagaaaTATAATATTTGTGTtgcttatttaattgggttctctttacctAGTTTTAGAACAGGTgcagatctgatcacattttaggacatatttatgcagaaacagagaaaattcttccgggttcacaaactttctagcactattgtacttaataaagtgcaAAGAAACTACTAGAGATATACTTTGTACAGCTACTAGAGACATATTAAACTGTTATGCATACAAAAGTTACTTAAAATTAAACAGATGGATCCAACACTCTCATTCCCTGCACACTCGTAGTATATACATTCTGAAGCTCAGATTCCTGGGAAAAAAAACAATGCCACTTAAAGTGCCTCCTCTCTGCCAAATGTCTCCAATCCAGTCAATGTTTTTATGAGAGCTCAGTAGCCAGTTGAATACAGCAGagctcccacaaccaatgtacTCAATTTCAATGTGaatccttcccacagtctgaacaggtgaacagcctctccctagtgtgaatgcgctggtgtgccagtaagtcagttgactgaatgaatcccttcccacagtctgagcagatgaatggcctctccccagtgtgaactcgctggtgtaccttaagttgagatgactgagtgaatcccttcccacaatctgagcaggtgaacggcttctcaccagtgtgaacccGCTGATGTGCTAGTAGGTCATATGACcgagtaaatcctttcccacagtctgagcaggtgaatggcctctccccagtgtgaactcgcaaatgtaccttcagttgagaggattgagtgaatcccttcccacagtctgagcaggtgaatggcctctccccagtgtgaactgattggtgtgtctGTAGGATGGataattgagtgaatcccttcccacagtctgaacaggtgaatggtttctcccctgtgtgaactctctggtgtctctgtaggttggatgagttagtgaatcccttcccacaatctgagcaggtgaatggcctctctccagtgtgaactcgcaggtgtCTTTGCAGGTTGGATGAGCTagtgaatcccatcccacagtctgagcaggtgactgGCTTATCCCCAgaatgaactcgctggtgtaccttaagttgagatgaccgagtgaatcccttcccacaatctgagcaggtgaacggcttctcaccagtgtgaactcgctggtgtgctaGCAGGTCATATGACCGAGTAaatccttttccacagtctgagcaggcgaatggcctctctccagtgtgaactcgctgatgtatcttcagttgagatgaccgagtgaatcccttcccacagtctgtgcaggtgaACAGCATCTCCTTAGTGTGAACTAACTTGTGTGCCAGTAGGTAAAacgattgagtgaatcccttcccacagactgagcatgtgaatggcctctccccagtgtgaactgactggtgtgcctgtaggttggatgagtgagagaatcccttcccacacacagtacaggtgaacggcctctcaccagtgtgaacacgcaggtgtctctgtaggtttgatgagtgagtgaatcctttcccacaggcTGAGCatgtgaacggtttctccccagtgtgaactcgttggtgtgccattaggtcatatgtctgagtgaatcccttcccacagtccgagcaggtgaatggcctctccccagtgtgcacTAACTGATGAGTCTGTAGATCACATGACCGAGTGAAacgcttcccacagtctgagcaggtgaacggcttctccccagtgtgaattcgctgatgtacctttaaTTGAGATGAccatgtgaatcccttcccacagtctgagcaggtgaatgatttctccccagtgtgaattcgctgatgtaccttcagatgagatgactgagtgaatccctttccacattcagagcaagtaaatggcctctccccagtgtgaacatgcTGGTGTCTCTTCAcgatggatgactgagtgaattccaTCCCATTACCTGAGTAGGTGAACAGCCTTTCCCCaatgtgaactaactggtgtggcAGCAGAGTATATGACCAAGCAAATAACTTcctacagtctgagcaggtgaatggactctccccagtgtgaactcattgCTGTTTCTGGGGGGACGAGTGaccaaatcctttcccacagttttCTATCAATTCTCTGGTAATGTATCAAGTCAGATGTCAGACATAGTGAATTCCTTGCACAATAAATGCAGTTGAACAGCTTCTCTCTAATGAACAAATTCTGGTGTGTTCTCAGcccccggttccagtggatttcactgagttacaacagaaaacttcatttccGACTCAAAGCATGTTTCCAGCTGGGATGAGATACTTCGTCATCTCCAAGGATCAACAACAGATACATTGGTGTTACTAAGGAAATAACTGGGCAGAGACAGCAACGCTGATGTGTTCTTGTTTTTGGGATTCCTGTTCACAAATTCTTTGCTGTTTCAAACCTGtacaaaaatttacaaaaaacatcagtgggtgaaggacagcATTTCAGATGAGATAATTTTAGCCTCTACGGTgagctctgacatcacactgtaaCAGTAAGTTTCAACCCAAGTTGGCAGAAGTCGTCCTCCTCAAACTGGGCAGGGTACAGGCATCTGGAATGACAATCAAATTCTCTGACAGTCTTCCTGTCTGTATAAGAATGGGACATTTCTACCCACCTTCAATCTGTGACTTTGCTCAGTTTGACTCTTTCCATTAGCATTATTTACTGTGCCCTCAGAGTTGTGTGAccagacagtaactgaaatgttgTCACACATAAAGCCTTTGCTGTTGTATAGCTGGAATTCTCTTTTATATATTAATTTAAGGTGCTGCAGTTTTCAGACTGTGTACAAATTTCCTGTGCAGACTGTACAGTTGGAAAAAATGAGGGAACGCTGGTATTACTTCAAGTTCTGGCCATGTCCCAAAGTGCTATAAAGAGCACAGGATATTACATGGCTGATCCTGCAGACTTTCTGATCATCCTGACCGCTCCTACTGTGATAGACAGTGGTGAACTcatcgatggcaatgccaatgaatatgaaggggagGCAGTAGTCTTTCATATTGGAGTGAAACACTTTAGTGATGTGAAATGTACAGGTCACTTATTACCAGGACAAAGTTGTTTGATATCACTATGTACCCAGAGAGAACGGTACAAAACATCTTGTCACGGGTAGAAAGGCCCAGAACAAGAAGtaaaacaaaggtgattttctcaatgTCATGGAAGAATTTTGTTTATCGCGAGTTCCTAATGCCTGGATTTAGATGGCTGGAGCTCGGCAGTGTCTGAGAGACCCGCTCCCATTCCCTCAGCCGAAATCTCCCCGGGCCCGGGTACGGATCGTGGTCTGAGAGAGACGGGAAAGACCGGGACTACGGTGTATTCGGATCTCACAGCAACTGTCCCCCCCGTCGGGGTGCGGACGCCGGTGATGGTGAAACTCCCGCCCGAAGCCCCGATCCTACCTGCCGCCGATTCCCCAGAGCCTGTGTCCGCTG from Hemitrygon akajei chromosome 7, sHemAka1.3, whole genome shotgun sequence encodes the following:
- the LOC140730816 gene encoding uncharacterized protein, translated to MEFTQSSIVKRHQHVHTGERPFTCSECGKGFTQSSHLKVHQRIHTGEKSFTCSDCGKGFTWSSQLKVHQRIHTGEKPFTCSDCGKRFTRSCDLQTHQLVHTGERPFTCSDCGKGFTQTYDLMAHQRVHTGEKPFTCSACGKGFTHSSNLQRHLRVHTGERPFTCTVCGKGFSHSSNLQAHQSVHTGERPFTCSVCGKGFTQSFYLLAHKLVHTKEMLFTCTDCGKGFTRSSQLKIHQRVHTGERPFACSDCGKGFTRSYDLLAHQRVHTGEKPFTCSDCGKGFTRSSQLKVHQRVHSGDKPVTCSDCGMGFTSSSNLQRHLRVHTGERPFTCSDCGKGFTNSSNLQRHQRVHTGEKPFTCSDCGKGFTQLSILQTHQSVHTGERPFTCSDCGKGFTQSSQLKVHLRVHTGERPFTCSDCGKGFTRSYDLLAHQRVHTGEKPFTCSDCGKGFTQSSQLKVHQRVHTGERPFICSDCGKGFIQSTDLLAHQRIHTRERLFTCSDCGKDSH